From Rutidosis leptorrhynchoides isolate AG116_Rl617_1_P2 chromosome 3, CSIRO_AGI_Rlap_v1, whole genome shotgun sequence, a single genomic window includes:
- the LOC139897276 gene encoding uncharacterized protein isoform X1, with protein MTDLGSHPHIRTSQLQNLSSMASSSPNTYNHIYNNHNISKLSAIKTTINCSPRCASLSSNNSNSDDQQKREVTRREIILRSSELAVLGSIFHFSGNKPNYLGVQKKPPSLALCPATDKCISTSENISDVVHYAPPWNYNPKGGRGSNKSVSKDMAIEELLEVIKATKVDNYTPTVVEKKDDYIRVEYESPILGFVDDVEFWFPPGKKPLVQYRSASRIGLGFDANKKRVKALRLALEKKGWASEDEF; from the exons ATGACTGACCTCGGCTCACACCCACACATACGAACATCTCAACTCCAAAACCTGTCATCAATGGCGTCATCATCGCCAAATACCTATAACCATATCTACAACAACCATAACATCAGCAAACTAAGTGCCATTAAAACTACAATCAACTGCTCTCCCCGCTGCGCTTCATTATCTTCAAACAACAGCAATTCAGACGACCAACAAAAACGAGAAGTAACGCGAAG GGAAATTATACTAAGAAGCAGTGAATTAGCAGTTCTAGGTTCCATTTTTCACTTTAG TGGAAATAAACCAAATTATCTTGGTGTACAAAAGAAACCTCCTTCTTTAGCTTTGTGTCCTGCAACAGACAAATGTATTTCGACGTCCGAAAATATCAGTGATGTTGTACACTATGCACCTCCTTG GAACTATAATCCAAAAGGAGGACGTGGAAGTAACAAATCCGTGAGCAAAGATATGGCAATCGAGGAGCTTCTCGAAGTG ATAAAAGCAACAAAAGTGGACAACTACACACCGACGGTAGTAGAGAAGAAAGATGATTATATACGTGTGGAGTATGAAAGCCCGATTTTAGGG TTTGTGGATGATGTTGAGTTTTGGTTCCCTCCTGGGAAGAAACCACTTGTACAATACCGGTCAGCATCACGCATTGGGCTCGGTTTTGATGCCAATAAAAAGAGAGTCAAG GCGTTGCGGCTAGCTTTGGAAAAGAAAGGATGGGCTTCTGAAGACGAATTTTAA
- the LOC139897276 gene encoding uncharacterized protein isoform X3 has translation MTDLGSHPHIRTSQLQNLSSMASSSPNTYNHIYNNHNISKLSAIKTTINCSPRCASLSSNNSNSDDQQKREVTRREIILRSSELAVLGSIFHFSGNKPNYLGVQKKPPSLALCPATDKCISTSENISDVVHYAPPWNYNPKGGRGSNKSVSKDMAIEELLEVIKATKVDNYTPTVVEKKDDYIRVEYESPILGALRLALEKKGWASEDEF, from the exons ATGACTGACCTCGGCTCACACCCACACATACGAACATCTCAACTCCAAAACCTGTCATCAATGGCGTCATCATCGCCAAATACCTATAACCATATCTACAACAACCATAACATCAGCAAACTAAGTGCCATTAAAACTACAATCAACTGCTCTCCCCGCTGCGCTTCATTATCTTCAAACAACAGCAATTCAGACGACCAACAAAAACGAGAAGTAACGCGAAG GGAAATTATACTAAGAAGCAGTGAATTAGCAGTTCTAGGTTCCATTTTTCACTTTAG TGGAAATAAACCAAATTATCTTGGTGTACAAAAGAAACCTCCTTCTTTAGCTTTGTGTCCTGCAACAGACAAATGTATTTCGACGTCCGAAAATATCAGTGATGTTGTACACTATGCACCTCCTTG GAACTATAATCCAAAAGGAGGACGTGGAAGTAACAAATCCGTGAGCAAAGATATGGCAATCGAGGAGCTTCTCGAAGTG ATAAAAGCAACAAAAGTGGACAACTACACACCGACGGTAGTAGAGAAGAAAGATGATTATATACGTGTGGAGTATGAAAGCCCGATTTTAGGG GCGTTGCGGCTAGCTTTGGAAAAGAAAGGATGGGCTTCTGAAGACGAATTTTAA
- the LOC139897276 gene encoding uncharacterized protein isoform X2: protein MTDLGSHPHIRTSQLQNLSSMASSSPNTYNHIYNNHNISKLSAIKTTINCSPRCASLSSNNSNSDDQQKREVTRREIILRSSELAVLGSIFHFSGNKPNYLGVQKKPPSLALCPATDKCISTSENISDVVHYAPPWNYNPKGGRGSNKSVSKDMAIEELLEVIKATKVDNYTPTVVEKKDDYIRVEYESPILGFVDDVEFWFPPGKKPLVQYRSASRIGLGFDANKKRVKSGVAASFGKERMGF from the exons ATGACTGACCTCGGCTCACACCCACACATACGAACATCTCAACTCCAAAACCTGTCATCAATGGCGTCATCATCGCCAAATACCTATAACCATATCTACAACAACCATAACATCAGCAAACTAAGTGCCATTAAAACTACAATCAACTGCTCTCCCCGCTGCGCTTCATTATCTTCAAACAACAGCAATTCAGACGACCAACAAAAACGAGAAGTAACGCGAAG GGAAATTATACTAAGAAGCAGTGAATTAGCAGTTCTAGGTTCCATTTTTCACTTTAG TGGAAATAAACCAAATTATCTTGGTGTACAAAAGAAACCTCCTTCTTTAGCTTTGTGTCCTGCAACAGACAAATGTATTTCGACGTCCGAAAATATCAGTGATGTTGTACACTATGCACCTCCTTG GAACTATAATCCAAAAGGAGGACGTGGAAGTAACAAATCCGTGAGCAAAGATATGGCAATCGAGGAGCTTCTCGAAGTG ATAAAAGCAACAAAAGTGGACAACTACACACCGACGGTAGTAGAGAAGAAAGATGATTATATACGTGTGGAGTATGAAAGCCCGATTTTAGGG TTTGTGGATGATGTTGAGTTTTGGTTCCCTCCTGGGAAGAAACCACTTGTACAATACCGGTCAGCATCACGCATTGGGCTCGGTTTTGATGCCAATAAAAAGAGAGTCAAG TCAGGCGTTGCGGCTAGCTTTGGAAAAGAAAGGATGGGCTTCTGA